In Saccharothrix syringae, the following are encoded in one genomic region:
- a CDS encoding NACHT domain-containing protein: MAWRPSKTTAAAVGIALALVGNMATNTVSVDEPWWPYAVWGVVAALAAVVLAEHRRPPAEDDLVAIADRLAAVVRGQWQDEVARRSLNDPYPLPVRWDPAPADLVADWADITRLAVNGIGRPQTGDRAAWAASADELAGGDVLAAWRKVPTGRLVVLGAPGTGKTVLLARFVVDLLDPTTRVKGSPVPVLVSIAAWNPAEKGLADWMVERLAVDHPALDRGTATGTPLLRQLMGRELVFPVLDGLDEIPQPLRAEAIAELNAVLAGGTPLVISSRTDAYRDAIRPPGGAEVTLTGAAGIRLRALDAEDVISYLRSSAGGPVNARRWDRVAAALPRGGALAEVMRTPLMTTLARDVHNPRRGAGTADLPSPDVLVDLPDREAIEQHLFDGFVPAAYRPHPTRPTRWHPEQAVAWLGHLAFHLERNRMGQPDFAWWQLHLRTRPRSPSRGAALAVCTVTGLVAGIATTALYSSAYSNAYFVWTGLTVCVTAYLVFGSVWWLTDRFGAALTASAATAISGGLAIDIVGDLVIGPTTPVLLIAAGLASGFAYPLRRRGPSPARAGIVVGLVALVVYTALYATNMPFPGALNAASADATLTGLLVLVAVVLTGARTGRSVLAFIATAGVLRGSTAWFAGSDGREVFFTDHQVVVALAAGVTDAALVAVVVLVAHRMTRPGGGRRRGLVCLLVVLVVGAGHGSRSGLFSGILAALPAVVGCLLAWRPVAARDAWSRLGLGLLATVIAVVGGVYAVIDIPDQAMRELPAPIAAAVVVTVLGAFIAKRDHEPRDWLRTPLLSGVGYGAVHTLFYGPVYGLAVGVVVGLAVELVDRQLASDTPARGLRLAERGLVLGLAVSAVLTALLVWRYDVVTAALLGLVVGGAVGIAYGMEAPRTPTAVRTPAEVLARDRTVFLVSTAVVTVAVTVATGFVAGSGSGFDVTTGLVGGLTYGAATGVFVAAGRTQWLRYFIARCALALTGRVPWRLMAFLEDAHTVHGVLRQNGATYQFRHLDVQRRLAATYVRSARHSR, encoded by the coding sequence GTGGCCTGGCGCCCGTCGAAGACCACCGCCGCGGCGGTCGGCATCGCCCTGGCACTGGTGGGCAACATGGCGACCAACACCGTGTCCGTCGACGAGCCGTGGTGGCCGTACGCGGTGTGGGGCGTGGTCGCCGCGCTGGCCGCGGTCGTCCTGGCGGAGCACCGGCGACCTCCCGCCGAGGACGACCTCGTCGCGATCGCCGACCGCCTGGCCGCGGTGGTGCGCGGGCAGTGGCAGGACGAGGTCGCCCGGCGGTCGCTCAACGACCCCTACCCCCTGCCGGTGCGCTGGGACCCCGCACCGGCCGACCTGGTCGCGGACTGGGCCGACATCACCCGGCTGGCGGTGAACGGGATCGGCAGGCCGCAGACCGGGGACCGCGCGGCGTGGGCCGCCTCGGCCGACGAGCTCGCCGGCGGCGACGTGCTCGCGGCCTGGCGCAAGGTGCCCACCGGCCGGCTGGTGGTGCTGGGCGCACCGGGTACGGGCAAGACCGTGCTGCTCGCGCGGTTCGTCGTCGACCTGCTCGACCCCACCACGCGCGTCAAGGGCTCTCCGGTGCCGGTCCTGGTCTCCATCGCCGCGTGGAACCCGGCCGAGAAGGGCCTGGCGGACTGGATGGTGGAACGCCTGGCCGTCGACCACCCCGCGCTCGACCGCGGGACCGCGACCGGCACGCCGCTGCTCAGGCAGCTGATGGGCCGGGAACTGGTCTTCCCGGTGCTGGACGGCTTGGACGAGATCCCGCAGCCGTTGCGAGCCGAGGCGATCGCGGAGCTGAACGCGGTGCTGGCAGGTGGCACGCCGCTGGTCATCAGCAGTCGCACCGACGCCTACCGCGACGCGATCCGCCCGCCTGGCGGAGCGGAGGTCACGCTGACCGGCGCGGCGGGCATCCGGTTGCGGGCGCTGGATGCCGAAGACGTGATCTCCTACCTGCGCAGCAGCGCGGGTGGGCCGGTGAACGCCCGGCGCTGGGACCGCGTCGCGGCGGCGTTGCCCCGGGGCGGCGCGCTGGCCGAGGTCATGCGGACACCGCTGATGACGACCCTGGCCCGGGACGTCCACAACCCGCGGCGCGGAGCCGGGACCGCCGACCTGCCGAGTCCCGACGTGCTGGTCGACCTGCCCGACCGGGAGGCGATCGAACAGCACCTGTTCGACGGCTTCGTCCCGGCCGCATACCGGCCACACCCCACCAGACCGACGCGGTGGCACCCGGAGCAGGCCGTGGCGTGGCTCGGGCACCTGGCGTTCCACCTGGAGCGCAACCGGATGGGCCAACCGGACTTCGCCTGGTGGCAACTGCACCTGCGAACCAGGCCCAGGTCGCCTTCCCGGGGCGCGGCGCTGGCCGTCTGCACGGTGACGGGTCTGGTGGCGGGCATCGCGACAACAGCCCTGTATTCCTCGGCTTACTCGAACGCGTACTTCGTCTGGACCGGTCTGACGGTGTGCGTCACCGCGTACCTGGTCTTCGGATCGGTGTGGTGGCTCACCGACCGGTTCGGCGCGGCCCTCACCGCGAGCGCCGCAACCGCCATCTCCGGCGGTCTCGCCATCGACATCGTCGGTGACCTGGTCATCGGGCCGACGACCCCCGTGCTGCTGATCGCGGCCGGACTCGCCTCGGGGTTCGCCTACCCGCTCCGAAGACGGGGACCGTCCCCCGCGCGGGCCGGGATCGTCGTGGGGCTGGTGGCGTTGGTGGTCTACACCGCCTTGTACGCGACGAACATGCCGTTCCCGGGGGCGTTGAACGCCGCGAGCGCGGACGCCACCCTCACCGGGCTCCTCGTGCTGGTCGCCGTCGTCCTGACCGGGGCCCGCACCGGGCGGTCGGTCCTCGCTTTCATCGCGACCGCCGGCGTGCTGCGCGGGTCCACCGCCTGGTTCGCGGGCTCCGACGGGCGCGAGGTGTTCTTCACCGACCACCAGGTGGTGGTCGCGCTCGCGGCGGGCGTGACGGACGCCGCCCTGGTCGCCGTGGTCGTCCTGGTCGCCCACCGGATGACCCGTCCGGGTGGCGGCCGGCGCCGGGGACTGGTCTGCCTGCTGGTCGTGCTCGTCGTGGGAGCCGGTCACGGCAGCCGCTCCGGCCTCTTCAGCGGCATCTTGGCAGCGCTGCCGGCCGTGGTCGGTTGTCTGCTCGCGTGGCGACCGGTGGCGGCTCGCGACGCCTGGTCCCGGCTCGGCCTCGGGCTGCTCGCCACCGTGATCGCGGTGGTCGGAGGTGTCTACGCCGTCATCGACATCCCCGACCAGGCGATGCGGGAACTACCGGCACCGATCGCCGCCGCGGTCGTCGTCACCGTGCTGGGGGCGTTCATCGCGAAGCGCGACCACGAGCCGCGGGACTGGCTGCGGACGCCCCTCCTCTCCGGGGTCGGCTACGGTGCCGTGCACACCCTGTTCTACGGCCCGGTGTACGGGCTCGCCGTGGGCGTGGTGGTCGGCCTGGCGGTCGAACTGGTCGACCGCCAACTGGCCTCCGACACCCCCGCACGAGGTTTGCGGTTGGCGGAACGAGGTCTCGTCCTCGGCCTCGCCGTCTCCGCGGTGCTGACCGCGCTGCTGGTGTGGCGGTACGACGTGGTGACGGCCGCCCTGCTCGGCCTGGTCGTCGGCGGGGCGGTGGGCATCGCCTACGGCATGGAGGCGCCCCGCACCCCCACCGCGGTGCGGACGCCGGCGGAGGTGCTGGCCCGCGACCGCACCGTGTTCCTGGTCAGCACAGCCGTCGTCACGGTGGCGGTCACCGTGGCGACCGGGTTCGTCGCGGGTTCCGGGTCCGGCTTCGACGTGACGACGGGGCTCGTCGGCGGCCTCACCTACGGTGCGGCCACCGGGGTCTTCGTGGCCGCCGGCCGCACGCAGTGGCTGCGCTACTTCATCGCCCGGTGCGCCCTCGCCCTGACCGGCCGCGTGCCGTGGCGGCTGATGGCGTTCCTGGAAGACGCCCACACCGTGCACGGCGTGCTGCGCCAGAACGGCGCCACCTACCAGTTCCGCCACCTCGACGTGCAGCGCCGCCTGGCCGCCACCTACGTCCGCTCCGCCCGGCACAGCAGGTAG
- a CDS encoding TetR/AcrR family transcriptional regulator, which yields MPEEPRRRPGGRSALVRAAVLEAGLAELADAGYHGLSLEGVARRAGVNKTTLYRRWGTREALLLDAIRARATARVPIPDTGSLREDLLALVRAAIANLATREVQAAVRAAVALSPHDAALAEAGRAFWAERLDVDGAVVRRAVERGEIAPVDPGPVVEAVLGPPYFRLLVTGRPVDDDFLVATVDLVVRGLAR from the coding sequence GTGCCCGAGGAACCACGTCGCCGGCCGGGGGGCCGCAGCGCGCTGGTGCGCGCCGCCGTGCTCGAAGCCGGTCTCGCCGAACTCGCCGACGCCGGCTACCACGGGCTGAGCCTGGAGGGCGTGGCCAGGCGCGCGGGCGTGAACAAGACGACCCTCTACCGCCGCTGGGGCACGCGGGAGGCACTGCTCCTCGACGCCATCCGCGCCCGCGCCACCGCCCGGGTGCCGATCCCCGACACCGGGTCGCTGCGCGAGGACCTGCTGGCCCTGGTCCGCGCCGCCATCGCCAACCTGGCCACGCGCGAGGTGCAGGCGGCGGTGCGGGCGGCCGTCGCGCTGTCGCCGCACGACGCGGCGCTCGCCGAGGCCGGCCGGGCGTTCTGGGCCGAGCGGCTCGACGTGGACGGCGCGGTGGTCCGGCGCGCGGTGGAGCGCGGGGAGATCGCGCCGGTGGACCCGGGACCGGTGGTCGAGGCGGTGCTGGGCCCGCCCTACTTCCGGCTGCTGGTCACCGGCCGGCCGGTCGACGACGACTTCCTGGTCGCCACCGTCGACCTCGTCGTGCGGGGGCTGGCGCGCTAG
- a CDS encoding THUMP-like domain-containing protein has product MGYAFSLDDVAHLRSDAGCAALAALAGLPLTDASRLADVRAAREVSPDHFAAVLETLLLRRKAAAKVPFTDGLFTSDALQQATAHPVAVHRARRFTGPVHDVTCSIGADLVALPPGSFGSDLDPVRLAMARHNLGDGVPLVRADALRPVSRGVAVLADPARRDSAGRRTWRPEDFTPPLDGLAAAFADRDLAVKCAPGVDFAVAPWADEVELVSLDGQVREACLWTRGLATPGVARRATVLRSDGPGWAVTSAEPDDCPVTAPGEWLVDPDGAVVRAGLVRHYAARHGLAQLDERIAYLTGPEPPPGIRAFRVVEHGHYSEKGLRSVLRAHDVGRLEILVRGLDVDPNALRRRLKLTGSGEATVALTRVGSRPVYLLCRAERT; this is encoded by the coding sequence GTGGGGTACGCGTTCAGCCTCGACGACGTGGCGCACCTGCGTTCGGACGCCGGGTGCGCCGCGTTGGCCGCGCTGGCCGGCCTGCCGCTGACCGACGCCTCCCGGCTGGCCGACGTGCGCGCCGCCCGGGAGGTCTCGCCGGACCACTTCGCCGCCGTGCTGGAGACGCTGCTGCTGCGGCGCAAGGCCGCCGCGAAGGTCCCCTTCACCGACGGCCTGTTCACCTCCGACGCGCTCCAGCAGGCCACCGCCCACCCGGTCGCGGTGCACCGGGCGCGCCGCTTCACCGGCCCGGTGCACGACGTGACGTGCTCGATCGGCGCGGACCTGGTGGCGCTGCCGCCGGGGTCGTTCGGCTCGGACCTGGACCCGGTGCGGCTGGCCATGGCGCGGCACAACCTGGGCGACGGCGTGCCGCTGGTGCGGGCCGACGCGCTGCGCCCGGTGTCCCGGGGCGTCGCGGTGCTGGCCGACCCGGCGCGGCGCGACTCGGCGGGCAGGCGCACCTGGCGCCCGGAGGACTTCACCCCGCCGCTGGACGGGCTGGCCGCCGCTTTCGCGGACCGCGACCTGGCGGTGAAGTGCGCGCCGGGCGTGGACTTCGCGGTGGCGCCGTGGGCGGACGAGGTCGAGCTGGTGTCCCTGGACGGCCAGGTGCGCGAGGCGTGCCTGTGGACGCGGGGCCTGGCCACCCCGGGCGTCGCGCGGCGGGCCACGGTGCTGCGCTCGGACGGTCCGGGCTGGGCGGTCACCTCCGCCGAACCGGACGACTGCCCGGTCACCGCGCCCGGCGAGTGGCTGGTCGACCCGGACGGCGCGGTGGTGCGGGCGGGCCTGGTCCGGCACTACGCGGCCCGGCACGGGCTGGCGCAGCTGGACGAGCGGATCGCCTACCTGACCGGGCCGGAGCCGCCGCCGGGGATCAGGGCGTTCCGGGTCGTCGAGCACGGGCACTACAGCGAGAAGGGCTTGCGGTCGGTGCTGCGCGCGCACGACGTGGGACGGCTGGAGATCCTGGTGCGGGGGCTGGACGTGGACCCCAACGCGCTGCGGCGGCGGTTGAAGTTGACCGGGTCGGGTGAGGCGACCGTGGCGTTGACCAGGGTCGGTTCGCGGCCGGTCTACCTGCTGTGCCGGGCGGAGCGGACGTAG
- a CDS encoding acyltransferase, whose translation MTSMWGAPVWTRWRRSRRDPAQARFLTLASLRWVLRHRAYTPWYLVRYWRLLRFRIANPHVVLRGMVFLGRKVELHCRPGYGRLEIGRWVHIGDGNAIRCHEGSLRIGDKAVFGKDNTVNCYLDVEIGAATLVADWVYICDFDHVTADVNLPIKDQGIVKSPVRIGPDCWLGTKVTVTRGTRIGRGCVLGAHAVVRGDVPDFKIAVGIPARVVKDRREDYEADAVRRAAVADMARKAREALERSRNGAQNAG comes from the coding sequence GTGACGAGCATGTGGGGTGCCCCGGTCTGGACCAGGTGGCGCCGGTCGCGCCGCGACCCGGCGCAGGCCCGCTTCCTCACCCTGGCCTCGCTGCGCTGGGTCCTGCGGCACCGCGCGTACACCCCGTGGTACCTGGTCCGGTACTGGCGGCTGCTGAGGTTCCGGATCGCCAACCCCCACGTGGTGCTGCGCGGCATGGTGTTCCTGGGCCGCAAGGTCGAGCTGCACTGCCGCCCCGGCTACGGGCGGCTGGAGATCGGGCGCTGGGTCCACATCGGCGACGGCAACGCCATCCGCTGCCACGAGGGGTCGCTGCGCATCGGCGACAAGGCCGTGTTCGGCAAGGACAACACGGTGAACTGCTACCTCGACGTGGAGATCGGCGCGGCCACCCTGGTCGCCGACTGGGTCTACATCTGCGACTTCGACCACGTCACGGCCGACGTCAACCTGCCGATCAAGGACCAGGGCATCGTGAAGTCCCCGGTGCGCATCGGTCCGGACTGCTGGCTGGGCACCAAGGTCACGGTCACCCGGGGGACGCGGATCGGGCGTGGCTGTGTGTTGGGCGCGCACGCGGTGGTGCGGGGGGACGTGCCGGACTTCAAGATCGCCGTGGGCATCCCGGCCCGGGTGGTCAAGGACCGTCGTGAGGACTACGAGGCCGACGCGGTGCGGCGTGCCGCCGTGGCCGACATGGCGCGCAAGGCCAGGGAGGCGCTGGAGCGCTCGCGCAACGGCGCCCAGAACGCCGGCTAG
- a CDS encoding nucleoside hydrolase, with protein sequence MTTPLIIDTDPGVDDAFALALAAASPEVELIGVTTVFGNVGLADTTRNALRLRALLGREDVPVAAGADRPLVHPHPHLSSAHGSDGLSGRAATLPEPTRGTDPRDAVTLMRELLEAADRPVTIVPIGPLTNVALLLAAHPRLKEKIGRLVVMGGGVDGGNITAAAEFNLWSDPEAARRVLVEEDVPTTVVPMDLTHRCAVTAEWLAELGRTSARAAALVGLTADYLTTYRRFLGFDGIVVHDAVAVAEAIRPGLLTGTPYAVDVDCTFGPGRGALVVDRRLESRAPGNLTVATDTDLDGVRAFLFERLSSL encoded by the coding sequence GTGACGACCCCTCTCATCATCGACACCGACCCCGGCGTCGACGACGCGTTCGCCCTCGCCCTCGCCGCCGCCAGCCCCGAGGTCGAGCTGATCGGCGTGACCACGGTGTTCGGCAACGTCGGCCTGGCCGACACCACCCGCAACGCCCTGCGCCTGCGCGCCCTGCTCGGCCGCGAGGACGTGCCGGTCGCCGCGGGCGCCGACCGGCCCCTGGTCCACCCCCACCCGCACCTGTCCAGCGCCCACGGCTCCGACGGCCTGTCCGGCCGCGCGGCCACGCTGCCCGAGCCGACCCGGGGCACCGACCCGCGCGACGCGGTCACCCTGATGCGCGAGCTCCTGGAGGCCGCCGACCGGCCGGTCACCATCGTCCCCATCGGGCCGCTCACCAACGTCGCCCTGCTGCTGGCCGCGCACCCCCGGCTCAAGGAGAAGATCGGCCGCCTGGTCGTCATGGGCGGCGGGGTGGACGGCGGCAACATCACCGCCGCCGCCGAGTTCAACCTGTGGAGCGACCCCGAGGCGGCGCGGCGCGTGCTGGTCGAGGAGGACGTGCCCACCACGGTCGTGCCGATGGACCTCACCCACCGGTGCGCGGTGACCGCCGAGTGGCTGGCGGAGCTGGGGCGGACCTCCGCGCGGGCCGCCGCGCTGGTCGGGCTGACCGCCGACTACCTGACCACCTACCGGCGGTTCCTGGGCTTCGACGGCATCGTCGTGCACGACGCGGTCGCGGTGGCCGAGGCGATCCGGCCCGGCCTGCTCACCGGCACGCCGTACGCGGTGGACGTGGACTGCACGTTCGGGCCCGGCCGGGGCGCGCTGGTGGTCGACCGGCGGCTGGAGTCGCGGGCGCCCGGGAACCTGACCGTCGCCACGGACACCGACCTGGACGGGGTGCGCGCGTTCCTGTTCGAGCGGCTGTCCTCGCTCTAG
- a CDS encoding class I SAM-dependent methyltransferase — protein sequence MAVDPAEPATGDPRPHPHATAEEVQAAYGDPKLANVLYHDWEAGTYDEKWSISYDERCISYATERFRAAAGDVGPYEHALELGCGTGFFLLNLMQGEVIGKGSVTDLSPGMVEVALRNAEHLGLPVDGRVADAERIPYDDDTFDLVVGHAVLHHIPDVPAAMREVLRVLKPGGKFVFAGDPTNIGNFYARKLGQLTWWLTTNVTRLGPLSDWRRPQEELDESSRAAALEAVVDLHTFDPGELERVARGAGAVGVRAVTDELSAALFGWPVRTFEAAVPREKLGWNWAMFAYRTWQRLSWVDQNVLARVLPREVFYNVSVTGRKPV from the coding sequence GTGGCCGTTGATCCAGCCGAGCCCGCGACCGGGGACCCCAGGCCCCACCCGCACGCCACCGCCGAGGAGGTCCAGGCGGCCTACGGCGACCCCAAGCTCGCCAACGTGCTCTACCACGACTGGGAGGCGGGCACGTACGACGAGAAGTGGTCGATCTCCTACGACGAGCGCTGCATCAGCTACGCCACCGAGCGGTTCCGCGCGGCCGCGGGCGACGTCGGGCCGTACGAGCACGCGCTGGAGCTGGGCTGCGGCACCGGGTTCTTCCTGCTCAACCTCATGCAGGGCGAGGTGATCGGGAAGGGGTCGGTGACCGACCTGTCGCCGGGCATGGTCGAGGTGGCGCTGCGCAACGCGGAGCACCTGGGCCTGCCGGTGGACGGCCGGGTCGCCGACGCCGAGCGCATCCCGTACGACGACGACACGTTCGACCTGGTCGTCGGGCACGCGGTGCTGCACCACATCCCGGACGTGCCGGCGGCCATGCGCGAGGTGCTGCGGGTGCTCAAGCCGGGCGGGAAGTTCGTGTTCGCGGGCGACCCCACCAACATCGGCAACTTCTACGCGCGCAAGCTCGGGCAGCTCACCTGGTGGCTGACCACCAACGTGACCAGGCTCGGCCCGCTCAGCGACTGGCGCCGGCCGCAGGAGGAGCTGGACGAGTCGTCGCGGGCGGCGGCGCTGGAGGCCGTGGTCGACCTGCACACGTTCGACCCGGGCGAGCTGGAGCGGGTGGCGCGCGGCGCGGGCGCGGTGGGCGTGCGGGCGGTGACCGACGAGCTGTCGGCGGCGCTGTTCGGCTGGCCGGTGCGCACGTTCGAGGCCGCCGTGCCGCGGGAGAAGCTGGGCTGGAACTGGGCGATGTTCGCCTACCGCACCTGGCAGCGGCTGTCGTGGGTGGACCAGAACGTGCTGGCCAGGGTGCTGCCGCGGGAGGTCTTCTACAACGTGTCGGTGACGGGCCGCAAGCCGGTCTAG